In Kordiimonas pumila, a single genomic region encodes these proteins:
- the ccoS gene encoding cbb3-type cytochrome oxidase assembly protein CcoS — translation MSALLYLVPIALGLGFLGLGAFLWCMKSGQYDDLEGAAHRILLDDEE, via the coding sequence ATGAGTGCACTTTTATATCTGGTACCCATTGCATTAGGGCTTGGCTTTCTAGGGCTGGGAGCATTTTTATGGTGTATGAAAAGCGGCCAGTATGACGACCTTGAAGGGGCGGCTCACAGAATTTTACTGGACGACGAAGAATAA
- a CDS encoding OmpW/AlkL family protein, whose product MSISPFFKVLTCAAALQLAAGAAIAEDKSPWLVRLRLIDVAPDESSTVSIGGAVTADSKIMPELDISYFWTDHFATELILATTKHSMGATGTALGDLDLGHVWVLPPTFLAQYHFNPGGQVRPYVGAGLNYTFFYNNNPGDVASIKYSNGFGYALQAGVDVGLDDHWAINADVKKLFLNTDASINGGAVTADVDLDPWVFGLGLAYRF is encoded by the coding sequence ATGTCTATCTCCCCCTTTTTTAAAGTTCTTACATGTGCGGCGGCGCTTCAGTTGGCAGCTGGTGCGGCCATTGCAGAAGATAAAAGCCCTTGGCTTGTTCGTCTGCGCCTTATTGACGTTGCGCCAGATGAAAGCAGTACAGTTTCTATTGGTGGTGCGGTTACAGCTGACAGTAAAATTATGCCTGAGCTTGATATCAGCTATTTCTGGACAGACCATTTTGCCACTGAGCTGATTTTGGCGACCACCAAACACTCTATGGGGGCAACAGGCACCGCTCTTGGTGATCTGGACCTAGGTCATGTTTGGGTGCTGCCACCAACCTTTTTGGCGCAGTATCATTTTAACCCGGGAGGGCAGGTTCGCCCGTATGTGGGTGCTGGCTTGAATTACACGTTCTTTTACAACAATAATCCGGGTGATGTGGCCAGTATAAAATATAGCAACGGCTTTGGGTATGCCTTGCAGGCTGGTGTCGATGTTGGGCTGGATGATCACTGGGCTATTAACGCCGATGTGAAAAAGCTTTTCCTGAATACAGATGCAAGCATTAACGGCGGCGCTGTTACAGCTGATGTTGATCTGGACCCTTGGGTTTTTGGTCTAGGTCTCGCATACCGGTTCTAA